A genomic region of Candidatus Paceibacterota bacterium contains the following coding sequences:
- a CDS encoding cation:proton antiporter encodes MSGIDFIQDLGLVMLIAAAAAWVCQRAGLPVVIGYITAGILIGPHTHSFVLVSDTGRIQSLAQIGLVFLIFSIGTGIRLQRLRKVGLPLVLATVLIAMLVLVACRVLGAALGWPGQHSLVLAGMLMVSSTAVIGKSLREANATHHRFGQTALTVTALDDLVAVITLTVLASLIQAGQADSMVVVHAVIRLKAVIITMVIGALLLIPPLLNRLGLGISSEVRSLAIVGLLLAMALLSAKAGFSAALGAFLLGTIVSTTGRGDQVERVLGGLCEVFAPVFFVAMGMLFDFKLLAEVWPLVLGVFFLAIVCRAFAATGALLMVGHPIGDALRAALCLTAIGEFSLIIALTGVQGGLVPPSFYALGIGVCLLTAVTTPLFIRRSGRLSAWVERQQPGLLEEWLGFYRERVESMKQRQGASLLWRLTAPRIVQVALLVLFISGLLTFAKPLYALAEKWLGADWPAANGLPLIFWFGFSILLLAPLIALWRNVEALGMICAESAFAGRAKRAGLQSFFERLLKGAALVAIFVWLAALLPYGALPGWGFAALAAVFLILAAVFWRRLIRVHSRFEVELRTQLADSPFADAKPRLAGWPGRKGKWDLNLGEFTIGQNSWAAARTIAELPLRQKFSCTIVSIERQGVGIPNPGSTTVLYPNDKVLLLGQEEDLRRAEGWLNQEAELTVAARQESQLADLSLEHLTVPANSRQIGRPLGELALNSLFGIQIVGIERGQRSLVSPGRTETLQAGDDLLVLGSPEQVNEMAFWLSA; translated from the coding sequence ATGTCCGGGATTGATTTCATTCAGGATTTGGGATTGGTGATGTTGATCGCCGCGGCGGCGGCGTGGGTTTGCCAGCGCGCCGGCCTGCCCGTGGTGATCGGTTACATTACGGCTGGGATTCTGATCGGCCCGCACACGCATTCGTTCGTGCTGGTCTCCGACACCGGGCGGATCCAGTCGCTGGCGCAAATCGGGTTGGTCTTTCTGATCTTCAGCATCGGCACGGGGATAAGACTGCAACGCCTCAGGAAAGTCGGCCTGCCGCTGGTTCTGGCGACAGTGCTGATCGCCATGTTGGTGCTGGTTGCCTGCCGCGTTTTGGGCGCCGCGCTCGGCTGGCCCGGCCAGCACAGCCTTGTCCTGGCGGGGATGCTCATGGTTTCGAGCACCGCGGTCATCGGCAAGAGCTTGCGCGAGGCGAACGCCACGCACCACCGTTTCGGCCAGACCGCGTTGACGGTCACGGCGCTCGATGACTTGGTGGCTGTAATCACCCTGACGGTGCTGGCTTCGCTGATTCAAGCCGGACAAGCGGACTCGATGGTCGTAGTCCACGCGGTAATTCGATTGAAGGCCGTCATTATCACGATGGTCATTGGCGCGTTGTTGCTCATCCCTCCGCTGCTGAACCGCCTGGGGCTTGGCATTTCCTCCGAGGTCCGCTCCCTGGCGATCGTCGGATTGTTGCTCGCGATGGCGTTGCTCTCCGCCAAGGCCGGATTCTCAGCCGCGCTCGGGGCGTTTCTGCTCGGCACGATTGTGTCCACCACCGGGCGGGGGGACCAGGTTGAGCGAGTGCTTGGTGGTCTCTGCGAAGTGTTTGCGCCGGTCTTCTTCGTGGCAATGGGCATGTTGTTCGATTTCAAGCTGCTGGCCGAGGTCTGGCCGCTGGTGCTGGGGGTATTCTTCCTGGCCATCGTGTGCCGCGCGTTTGCCGCCACGGGCGCGCTGCTGATGGTGGGGCACCCGATCGGAGACGCCCTCCGCGCCGCGCTGTGTCTGACGGCGATTGGCGAGTTTTCGCTCATCATTGCGCTGACGGGCGTTCAGGGGGGGCTGGTGCCTCCGTCCTTCTATGCCCTCGGCATCGGTGTTTGTCTGCTGACCGCGGTCACAACGCCGTTGTTCATTCGCCGGTCCGGCCGGCTGAGCGCCTGGGTGGAGCGCCAGCAACCGGGCTTGTTGGAGGAGTGGCTCGGCTTCTACCGCGAACGGGTGGAGAGCATGAAACAACGCCAGGGCGCCAGCCTGTTATGGAGACTCACGGCGCCTCGCATCGTCCAGGTCGCGTTATTGGTGCTGTTTATTTCCGGGTTGCTGACTTTCGCCAAGCCACTGTATGCGCTGGCCGAGAAATGGCTGGGCGCGGATTGGCCCGCGGCCAACGGCTTGCCGCTGATCTTCTGGTTCGGGTTTAGCATTTTGTTGCTTGCGCCGCTGATCGCGCTGTGGAGAAACGTGGAAGCGCTGGGCATGATCTGCGCCGAATCCGCCTTCGCCGGGCGGGCAAAACGCGCCGGGCTGCAGTCGTTCTTTGAACGGCTGCTGAAAGGCGCGGCGTTGGTAGCCATATTCGTGTGGCTGGCGGCGCTCTTGCCTTATGGCGCGCTGCCCGGATGGGGGTTTGCCGCGCTGGCGGCGGTATTCCTCATTCTGGCGGCGGTGTTCTGGCGCAGACTGATTCGGGTGCACAGCCGGTTCGAGGTCGAGTTGCGAACGCAGCTGGCCGATTCACCCTTCGCCGACGCGAAGCCACGGCTGGCGGGCTGGCCGGGCCGGAAAGGGAAATGGGATCTCAACCTGGGTGAATTCACAATCGGACAGAACAGCTGGGCGGCAGCCCGGACTATCGCCGAATTGCCGCTGCGGCAGAAGTTTTCCTGCACGATTGTCAGCATTGAGCGGCAGGGCGTGGGGATCCCGAACCCCGGCTCCACCACAGTTCTGTACCCGAACGACAAGGTGCTCTTGCTCGGCCAGGAAGAAGACTTGCGCCGCGCCGAAGGCTGGCTCAACCAGGAGGCGGAGCTCACCGTGGCGGCGAGGCAGGAATCGCAACTTGCGGACTTGAGCCTCGAACACCTCACGGTGCCGGCCAACTCGCGGCAGATCGGCCGGCCGCTTGGGGAGCTCGCGCTGAACTCCCTGTTCGGCATTCAGATCGTCGGCATCGAGCGAGGCCAGCGTTCGCTGGTCAGCCCGGGCCGCACCGAAACGTTGCAGGCCGGCGACGATTTGCTCGTCCTCGGCTCGCCCGAACAAGTCAACGAAATGGCCTTTTGGCTTTCGGCCTGA
- the ffh gene encoding signal recognition particle protein: MFDSLSSKLQNAFRNLRGLGKISETNAAEALREVRQALLEADVNFKVARDFIERVKAKALGQEVVQSVQPGQQVIKIIHDELVDLLGSANAGLQLSGNPSCVLMVGLHGSGKTTSSGKLGRLLHKQGRTPLLVAADVYRPAAMEQLEKLGQQVELPVFAHKGETDVLRIAREALDFARANNRNTLIFDTAGRLQIDEPLVRELVRLRDLVKPQETLLVLDAATGQEAVNVATHFDQALQITGSILTRLDGDARGGAALSLRAVTGKPIKFAGIGEKLDEFEPFHPERMASRILGMGDVVSLVEKAAEAVDLDDARRMEEKMRKGQFSLEDFLEQLRQMKKLGPLESIVGMLPGGTEALKGADLNKQEKEFRHMEAMICGMTPQERRNPHILNARRRQRIAKGSGVTVTELNTMLNRFSQMQQMMKKMGKFQKMMARMGGGAGGLLRPR; this comes from the coding sequence ATGTTCGACTCGTTAAGCAGCAAGCTGCAGAATGCCTTCCGAAACCTGCGCGGCCTCGGCAAAATCTCCGAGACCAACGCCGCCGAGGCGTTGCGGGAGGTGCGGCAGGCGCTGCTCGAGGCCGACGTGAATTTCAAGGTGGCGCGGGACTTCATCGAGCGGGTCAAGGCCAAGGCGCTGGGCCAGGAGGTCGTCCAAAGTGTTCAGCCCGGGCAGCAAGTCATCAAGATCATCCACGACGAGCTGGTGGACCTGCTCGGCTCGGCCAACGCGGGGCTCCAGCTGAGCGGCAACCCGAGCTGCGTGCTCATGGTGGGCCTGCACGGCTCAGGCAAAACCACCTCCAGCGGAAAGCTGGGGCGGCTGTTGCACAAGCAGGGGCGCACCCCCTTGCTGGTGGCCGCCGATGTTTACCGCCCGGCGGCCATGGAGCAACTGGAGAAGCTGGGACAGCAAGTCGAACTGCCTGTGTTCGCTCACAAGGGCGAGACGGACGTGCTCCGGATAGCGCGTGAGGCTCTGGACTTCGCGCGCGCGAACAACCGCAATACGCTGATCTTCGACACGGCGGGGCGCCTGCAAATTGACGAGCCGCTGGTGCGGGAACTGGTCCGGCTGCGCGACCTGGTCAAACCGCAGGAGACGCTGCTCGTGCTGGACGCCGCCACCGGCCAGGAAGCCGTCAACGTCGCAACACACTTCGACCAGGCGCTCCAAATCACCGGTTCCATCCTCACCCGGTTGGACGGCGACGCCCGCGGCGGCGCGGCCCTGAGCCTGCGCGCGGTGACGGGCAAGCCGATCAAGTTCGCCGGCATCGGGGAGAAGCTGGACGAATTCGAGCCGTTTCACCCCGAGCGCATGGCGTCGCGCATCCTGGGCATGGGCGACGTGGTCAGCCTGGTCGAGAAAGCGGCCGAAGCGGTGGACCTGGACGACGCTCGGCGCATGGAAGAGAAGATGCGCAAGGGCCAGTTCTCGCTGGAGGACTTCCTGGAGCAACTCCGTCAGATGAAGAAGCTGGGGCCGCTCGAGTCCATCGTCGGCATGTTGCCCGGCGGAACGGAAGCCCTGAAAGGGGCCGATTTGAACAAGCAAGAGAAGGAATTTCGCCACATGGAGGCGATGATTTGCGGGATGACGCCCCAGGAGCGGCGCAATCCCCATATCCTCAACGCGCGTCGCCGCCAACGAATCGCCAAGGGCAGCGGCGTCACGGTCACCGAGCTCAACACGATGCTCAACCGCTTTTCGCAAATGCAGCAGATGATGAAGAAGATGGGCAAGTTCCAGAAGATGATGGCCCGGATGGGCGGGGGGGCAGGCGGGTTGTTGCGGCCGCGTTGA
- a CDS encoding response regulator yields MKPTLLVVDDDWSVRDSLVKLLRSEGYEVHSARNGADTIVLFKSVAVDLVVLDLNLGADNGWDVFEAMNELNPRVPTVIITAESGQERRATAAGVEALIEKPIDVSVFLRIIRELLVEAGNGRLRRSRGHDAGCRYVARSYETVLKMLQERCFAPMELPSEGRIPLPPTPNVGEISNPDRKLSVLGGSILDSPRASEARDTQVQGA; encoded by the coding sequence ATGAAACCGACATTACTTGTCGTGGACGACGATTGGTCCGTGCGCGACTCGCTCGTTAAGCTTCTACGGTCTGAGGGTTACGAGGTGCATTCCGCGCGGAACGGCGCGGACACGATTGTCCTCTTCAAGTCCGTTGCGGTAGATCTGGTTGTTCTCGACCTGAATCTCGGGGCGGACAACGGCTGGGATGTCTTCGAAGCCATGAACGAGTTGAACCCGCGCGTTCCCACAGTGATCATCACGGCGGAATCGGGACAAGAGCGGCGGGCGACCGCCGCCGGGGTCGAGGCGCTGATCGAGAAGCCGATAGATGTTTCGGTGTTCTTGAGAATCATCCGCGAATTGCTGGTTGAAGCGGGAAATGGACGTCTGCGGCGGAGCCGCGGCCATGATGCGGGCTGCCGCTATGTAGCCAGGAGTTATGAGACGGTCTTGAAGATGCTTCAGGAGCGGTGCTTTGCCCCGATGGAACTTCCTTCAGAGGGCAGGATACCGCTCCCCCCTACACCGAACGTAGGCGAGATCTCCAACCCGGATAGAAAACTCAGCGTGCTGGGCGGTTCAATTCTGGATTCACCCCGGGCAAGCGAGGCGCGCGACACGCAGGTTCAGGGCGCGTAG
- the rnk gene encoding nucleoside diphosphate kinase regulator has protein sequence MNPRVIYITEADLQRLRPLVEGIKNSRDDLRALEAELKQARIVTPADVPPDVITMNSKARLRDLDTGEEMTFTVVFPGNASIEHDKISVVAPIGTAMLGHRVGDEFEWQVPAGLVRLRVEEVLYQPEAAGHFHL, from the coding sequence ATGAATCCACGCGTCATCTACATCACTGAAGCAGACCTGCAGCGGCTTCGCCCGCTGGTCGAAGGCATCAAGAACTCGCGCGATGACCTGCGGGCGTTAGAAGCCGAGCTGAAGCAGGCTCGGATCGTTACGCCGGCGGACGTGCCGCCCGATGTCATCACCATGAATTCCAAGGCCCGGCTGCGGGACCTGGACACCGGGGAAGAAATGACCTTCACGGTGGTTTTTCCGGGAAACGCGAGCATCGAGCATGACAAGATTTCCGTCGTGGCTCCAATTGGCACAGCGATGCTCGGACATCGCGTCGGCGACGAATTCGAGTGGCAGGTGCCGGCCGGCCTCGTGCGTCTGCGAGTCGAAGAGGTGTTGTATCAGCCGGAAGCCGCGGGCCATTTCCACCTGTAG
- a CDS encoding ATP-binding protein, protein MSAKAPFRLTELLIAAVIVMGALVWAERTAWREISTLRAEMNVEQIEKLAAADRLAAERFVTGTNATLIRVQRFLFLSLLGLLFSGAVVVVLIYRRMIAPLRSTLTESRAIIERQEKLASLGVLATGIAHEIRNPLTAIKVRLFTLKNSHRAGTSEHEDLEVIHNEINRLECIVREFLQFARPAEPELQTMPVGKLLRATCELLESELARRAIKLKLDLRTDELVRVDLDKMKQVLINFVQNGADSMKPGGTVVLRSRLDWQVLNARPVNAVVIDIVDTGKGMPPEVQRRLFDPFFTTKEEGTGLGLPISARIVEKHGGVIQYQTQPDRGTTFSIVLPSAPKHEIESQSAAD, encoded by the coding sequence ATGAGTGCAAAAGCACCATTTCGCCTGACTGAACTGCTGATCGCCGCCGTGATCGTTATGGGGGCTTTAGTCTGGGCTGAGCGAACGGCCTGGCGAGAAATCAGCACGCTGCGGGCGGAGATGAACGTAGAGCAAATTGAGAAACTGGCCGCAGCCGACCGGCTCGCAGCGGAACGTTTCGTGACCGGGACGAACGCAACCTTGATCCGGGTGCAGAGGTTCCTTTTTCTGTCACTCCTGGGTTTGCTGTTCAGCGGAGCGGTGGTAGTTGTGCTGATCTATCGTCGGATGATTGCGCCGCTGCGGAGCACTCTGACCGAGAGCCGCGCCATCATCGAGCGCCAGGAGAAGCTCGCATCGCTGGGTGTCCTGGCCACCGGCATTGCCCACGAAATCCGGAATCCTCTCACCGCCATCAAGGTTCGGCTGTTCACCCTCAAGAACAGCCATCGGGCCGGCACTTCCGAACATGAGGATCTGGAGGTTATCCACAACGAGATCAACCGGCTTGAGTGCATCGTGCGCGAATTCCTGCAATTCGCCCGTCCCGCCGAGCCGGAACTGCAAACCATGCCTGTGGGAAAGCTGCTCCGGGCCACCTGCGAACTGCTCGAATCCGAGCTGGCCCGGCGGGCCATCAAGCTCAAGCTGGATCTCCGCACCGACGAGCTGGTCCGTGTGGACCTGGACAAGATGAAACAGGTGTTGATCAACTTCGTTCAGAACGGTGCCGACAGCATGAAACCCGGCGGCACGGTTGTCTTGCGGTCGCGGCTGGATTGGCAGGTGCTGAACGCGCGGCCAGTTAATGCCGTCGTCATTGACATCGTGGACACCGGGAAAGGAATGCCTCCGGAAGTTCAGCGGCGGCTGTTTGATCCTTTTTTCACCACGAAAGAGGAAGGCACGGGTCTCGGCCTCCCCATCTCCGCCCGCATCGTGGAAAAGCACGGCGGCGTCATTCAATATCAAACCCAGCCTGATCGCGGGACCACGTTCAGCATTGTGCTGCCCTCCGCCCCGAAACATGAAATCGAATCCCAGAGTGCTGCTGATTGA
- the raiA gene encoding ribosome-associated translation inhibitor RaiA — protein sequence MKKNGRTATSLLAPRAARKVNVSSWRQENLDILIRTDGVDLTDKLRAAIGRKIGRARRYATRAFRARVQLHRVRATPSPEQFRARVHYEIPGNDLVAEHTAHDPAAALDIVAEKMEGQLRRRKTARLVRRVRRHRADAHRWHPAARG from the coding sequence ATGAAAAAGAACGGCCGCACCGCAACCTCGCTGCTCGCACCACGCGCGGCGAGAAAGGTGAATGTCAGTTCCTGGCGGCAGGAGAACTTGGACATTCTCATTCGCACGGATGGAGTAGACCTCACCGACAAACTGCGCGCGGCGATCGGCCGGAAGATTGGCCGGGCGCGGCGATATGCAACCCGAGCGTTCCGGGCGCGGGTGCAATTGCACCGAGTCCGCGCCACTCCGTCGCCGGAGCAGTTCAGGGCCCGAGTGCATTATGAGATTCCGGGCAACGACCTGGTTGCCGAACACACGGCCCACGACCCGGCTGCGGCGCTGGACATTGTGGCGGAGAAGATGGAGGGTCAACTCCGCCGGCGAAAGACCGCACGACTGGTCCGCCGTGTGCGCCGTCATCGGGCGGATGCGCACCGATGGCATCCTGCGGCTCGCGGCTGA
- a CDS encoding saccharopine dehydrogenase NADP-binding domain-containing protein: MNKETNETNTIVREFEPAPVIGGSRRAVRVDGAAAADRRRHNRPARRNSASDWWPAVTRPGPRRPNLLIAGASGHVAQAFLQRLVQRRTDFGRVVFVDPDEGVLRDAHLDHDKLDYEFVGCRISLPDDLAHYHQLLRRHEIDIVLDLTDLDTMPILTATDAAGVSYVNTALNDGKRGVADVVAALHPTREQERSAPHIISSGMNPGVVNIWVWDGFQRYGAPSEIVHFEYDTSVPVDGWRPMITWSRQEFLSETVWEPTGLVEQGRLRMFPANALQRREDLRPIMEPVARLSSYPRGLLVLHEENVKLGQKLGASSKYIYALHPKTMEHLHRLWRERGTVAINDLELGDNTSVPLAGSDTIGVCLDYPDQRIYYLHSLANSAVTGTNATCAQVAAGVDAALSTLLAERLAPRIYFASDLYGTAYRDFVFGSLHVEHFVFEKSAGTLALKRHLPALRREFTRARECAAV, translated from the coding sequence ATGAACAAAGAAACCAATGAAACCAATACTATCGTCCGCGAATTTGAACCGGCGCCGGTTATCGGAGGTTCAAGGCGAGCGGTTCGGGTAGATGGCGCCGCCGCCGCCGACCGCAGGAGGCACAACCGGCCGGCGAGGCGCAATAGCGCATCGGATTGGTGGCCGGCGGTCACCAGGCCGGGACCCCGCCGGCCGAATCTGTTAATCGCGGGAGCCTCGGGTCACGTCGCTCAGGCGTTCTTGCAGCGCCTGGTGCAGCGGCGTACGGATTTCGGTCGTGTTGTGTTCGTTGATCCGGATGAGGGCGTGTTGCGCGACGCGCATCTCGACCACGACAAGCTGGATTACGAGTTCGTTGGTTGCCGGATCAGCCTGCCGGATGACTTGGCGCATTACCATCAGTTGCTGCGCCGACACGAGATTGACATCGTGCTCGACCTGACGGATCTGGACACCATGCCGATCTTGACCGCGACGGATGCGGCCGGCGTTTCGTACGTGAACACCGCCTTGAACGACGGGAAGCGAGGTGTGGCAGACGTGGTGGCGGCGCTTCATCCGACGCGGGAGCAGGAACGCTCGGCCCCGCACATCATCAGTTCCGGGATGAACCCTGGCGTCGTGAACATCTGGGTCTGGGACGGCTTCCAGCGCTACGGCGCCCCCAGCGAGATTGTGCATTTCGAGTACGACACCTCGGTGCCGGTGGATGGCTGGCGCCCGATGATTACCTGGTCGCGGCAGGAATTCCTGAGCGAGACGGTCTGGGAGCCGACTGGCCTGGTTGAGCAGGGCAGACTGCGGATGTTTCCGGCCAACGCGCTTCAGCGCCGCGAAGATCTGCGGCCCATCATGGAACCGGTGGCGCGGCTGTCGTCCTATCCCCGCGGACTGCTGGTCCTGCACGAGGAGAACGTGAAGTTGGGCCAGAAGCTGGGCGCATCTTCGAAATACATCTACGCACTCCATCCAAAGACGATGGAGCATTTGCATCGGCTGTGGCGGGAGCGCGGCACCGTGGCAATCAACGACCTCGAACTCGGAGACAACACCTCGGTCCCGTTGGCGGGCTCGGACACAATAGGCGTGTGCCTGGACTATCCGGACCAGCGGATTTACTACCTGCACAGCCTGGCCAACAGCGCGGTGACCGGGACCAACGCAACTTGTGCCCAGGTCGCCGCGGGTGTGGACGCCGCGTTATCCACGCTGCTGGCGGAGCGCCTCGCCCCGCGCATTTACTTCGCCAGCGACCTTTATGGCACCGCGTATCGAGACTTTGTGTTCGGCAGTTTGCACGTCGAGCATTTTGTGTTCGAGAAGTCGGCTGGCACCCTGGCGTTGAAGCGGCATTTGCCGGCGCTGCGCCGGGAGTTTACGCGCGCCCGGGAATGCGCGGCGGTCTAG
- a CDS encoding OPT/YSL family transporter, whose product MADHPTAHSGVRRLLPRIGSPAYHLMLAAVAILVLGPLGGISAAFMNFSIGFFIGGQVLAGILGSTVTLPYGPEGRHGANYMQTMAASVAGMCGMAVLVQAMVWMGLPEPPVWKLVLYFMSIGMFGVGIGMLYTPVLVDRMQLAFPSGFAVANILRALTDKTLLKRSIAKLGGGMLAGYGGGLFALNLPSLSRFGVTQKGIEALTHLSISTSTFGAGLIVGARIAIPALVVGLIGVWQTPYLVSIGWLKPDEPFRKIGFIISLGTILGAAILDLALILIQAARRFRQQSAEPAKPAEDWKRVNMLRLVLWVLFWGAATVVLGSQLLQQPVFFLAVAVGLCFLFVLVNGISLGISDWNPISSAFVLTVFILAALGLRDPGVGLLCAAILLIACSTGGDMQQDRSTGWRLGTNRIVQFRYQVIGIAMGAVLAVVLAKVFMSSYDVLTKDQFSHPNIEGAQQWQSAMTYKLVGALKGITTSQPHIMKALRLGIALGLLIEIARKLIKRIPGYQQALKTSRRARAGDFVLDAVLLPSPYASSFGGFVELPTVLWWTAGGVGSSLFNAAQDRLAARRPQSAGRQLPSDMSTMSLIGGGLIAGDSLAALSVGLYGLFKTLL is encoded by the coding sequence ATGGCTGACCATCCAACGGCTCATTCGGGCGTGCGGCGTCTGCTGCCGCGAATCGGCTCGCCGGCCTATCACCTGATGCTGGCGGCGGTGGCGATCCTGGTTCTGGGGCCGCTGGGAGGGATCTCGGCGGCGTTCATGAACTTCTCGATCGGGTTCTTCATCGGGGGCCAGGTGCTGGCGGGCATCCTTGGCAGCACGGTCACGCTCCCTTATGGCCCGGAAGGGCGGCACGGGGCCAATTACATGCAAACGATGGCGGCGTCCGTAGCCGGCATGTGCGGCATGGCGGTGCTGGTGCAGGCGATGGTGTGGATGGGCTTGCCTGAGCCGCCGGTGTGGAAGCTGGTGCTGTACTTCATGTCCATCGGGATGTTTGGTGTCGGGATCGGCATGCTCTACACGCCGGTGCTGGTGGACCGGATGCAACTGGCCTTCCCATCGGGCTTTGCGGTGGCCAACATCCTGCGGGCGCTGACGGACAAGACGCTGCTGAAACGCTCGATTGCCAAGCTCGGCGGTGGAATGCTGGCGGGTTACGGGGGAGGACTCTTCGCGCTGAACCTGCCGTCGCTGAGCAGGTTCGGGGTGACGCAGAAGGGGATCGAGGCGCTGACCCACTTAAGCATCTCCACCTCCACGTTCGGAGCGGGGTTGATCGTGGGGGCGCGCATCGCGATTCCGGCCCTGGTGGTGGGGCTGATCGGTGTGTGGCAGACGCCTTACCTGGTGAGCATCGGCTGGTTGAAGCCGGACGAGCCGTTCCGCAAGATTGGCTTTATCATTTCGCTGGGGACCATTCTCGGGGCGGCGATTCTTGACCTGGCGCTGATTCTCATCCAGGCCGCGCGCCGGTTTCGCCAACAAAGCGCCGAACCCGCCAAGCCGGCCGAGGACTGGAAGCGCGTCAACATGCTGCGGCTCGTGTTGTGGGTGCTGTTCTGGGGCGCGGCGACGGTGGTGCTCGGCAGCCAGTTGCTGCAGCAGCCGGTGTTCTTTCTCGCGGTCGCGGTGGGTCTCTGCTTCCTCTTTGTGCTGGTGAACGGGATTTCGCTGGGGATCTCGGATTGGAACCCCATCTCCAGCGCGTTTGTCCTGACGGTGTTCATCCTGGCGGCGTTGGGGCTGCGCGACCCGGGCGTGGGGCTGCTGTGCGCGGCCATTCTCCTGATCGCTTGCAGCACTGGGGGCGACATGCAGCAGGACCGTTCGACCGGCTGGCGGCTGGGGACAAACCGCATCGTGCAGTTCCGCTATCAGGTCATCGGCATCGCGATGGGGGCGGTGCTGGCGGTGGTGCTGGCGAAGGTGTTCATGAGTTCGTATGACGTGCTCACCAAGGACCAGTTCAGCCACCCGAACATCGAAGGCGCCCAACAATGGCAATCGGCCATGACCTACAAACTGGTCGGCGCGTTGAAAGGCATCACCACTTCCCAGCCGCACATTATGAAGGCCCTGCGGCTGGGCATCGCGCTCGGCCTGCTGATCGAGATCGCGCGCAAGCTGATCAAGCGGATTCCGGGCTACCAGCAGGCTTTGAAGACCTCGCGCCGGGCGCGAGCGGGGGATTTCGTCCTCGACGCGGTGCTCCTGCCCAGCCCTTACGCGTCGTCGTTCGGGGGGTTTGTGGAATTGCCCACGGTGCTGTGGTGGACGGCGGGCGGGGTGGGGTCATCGTTGTTCAATGCGGCCCAGGACCGGCTCGCCGCGCGCCGCCCACAGTCTGCGGGAAGACAGTTGCCGTCCGACATGAGCACGATGTCGCTCATAGGCGGTGGACTCATCGCCGGCGATTCGCTGGCGGCCTTGAGCGTGGGCCTGTATGGTCTGTTCAAGACGCTGCTTTGA